In the genome of Candidatus Neomarinimicrobiota bacterium, the window GAATACAGGATCTGGCTGATCCGGTAAATACTCAGGTGAATACAAGTGTATCTATCAATATGCCGGCTCCCCTGGATTTGCCTATTAATATTGATTGCGGTGGTCCAGGAGCTCAGGCCTTTCTAGCCGATCAGGTTTGGTCAGAATCTGTGGAATATGGACATGAAGGCGGAGGTAACCAAATTGCGACCTGGTATCCGGATCTTGCTGATACTGACTTGGATAGTGTTATGGCCACATCTCTGAATCGTTTCTCCCGATATCATGTTCGCTTAAATCAAGGGATATTCGATATTCAATTGCATTTTGCCGAACACTATTACGATGAAACAGGTGAGCGCGTTTTCCAACTGTATGTTGAAGATTCGTTGATTGTGGCTGAGCTGGATGTTTTCAATGTGGTTGGGAATACCAGTGTCTTCAGTGTTAACCTCCCTGGATTTGAGATCTGTGATGGAAGCTTGGATATTCTGGGGTCTGCTTTGAATTATGGTGAGGGCTATGCTTATGCTGGTCCTGTTCTCAATGCCATACAGATCAATGGCGAGTATTGGGTGAATGTTGACAGCAATGTTAAACCTGAGCATTATCAGTTTAATCATTTCTATCCGAATCCGTTCAACTCCCAAGCTCATTTTGATTTTACTATTCCTGAATCTGCCTGGGTAGATATTTTCCTCTACGATGTAAGGGGATCCCTGGTTCGCGAGCTTGTTTCACAAAATTACTACCCTGGCGGGTACCAGCTGGCAATTGACGGGAAAGATCTAGCAAGTGGAACGTACATTGTGCGATTGGAGTCACAGAATTTTATTAAAAGCAGAAAGATTCTATTATTAAAATAGGGATCAGTTTCTCAATACCGTAAAAAAAATGTGGCTAAGAAGCCTGTATACATATCTACGTGATACATTTTTAATAATTATCAAAAGGAGATGTAAAACAATTAGAATTCATCCACCCTACTAGGCTTCACAAACCAGGTGTCGGCGGGGCTATATTGATGTAGAGGAGAATTCAAAACTGCATCAATATATTATCAAAATATTTGGCATGTGGTGGTGCTATTTGTTTTATCCACGCGATCAATGGGGGAGATATCTCCGTATTCATTAATGGTGTAAGTGACTGTGTATCTGTGTGATAGAGGTGTACCCCGGGCCTTGATCCCGTTTCCGCGATGCTACAACGGGACGAGGTCGCCCCGGCATGGCTTTATTGTCACGGCGTAGTCCTGAGCCTATCGAAGGACGCAGACGTATCAGGGCGAGGGATTTTAAGTCCGAAACAACTGATTGACAGTCAGTTGATTATAGTGATTGTGTCAAAATAGTAAAATGAAACCCGATGTTATCTTGCAGAAAACCAACCAGAGTTATGTTAAGCATGAGATGTGCAAAAAGTCGCGGGGATTTTTTTCGATAACAAGGCAAATATTGTTACCATAGCCACTTGTGCTGAGTTTATCGAAGTATAGCTATAGTAACAATATTTAACGTGGTTCCTGAGCACTGCCGAAGGGCAGTTAGCGGGAAAAAGAACGTGAT includes:
- a CDS encoding malectin domain-containing carbohydrate-binding protein — translated: DQNFTPVWLDDFDEYDPIRWEKSDGWSWNGNNALLVAENVVYEEGQMILCLTLPGEEGRVDIHPPHALWARAHYPDSVVVQFSEELDPLTAETLSTYAITGAPILAVTLQPDQRTVSLKVQNLSFSGSAVLYAFGIQDLADPVNTQVNTSVSINMPAPLDLPINIDCGGPGAQAFLADQVWSESVEYGHEGGGNQIATWYPDLADTDLDSVMATSLNRFSRYHVRLNQGIFDIQLHFAEHYYDETGERVFQLYVEDSLIVAELDVFNVVGNTSVFSVNLPGFEICDGSLDILGSALNYGEGYAYAGPVLNAIQINGEYWVNVDSNVKPEHYQFNHFYPNPFNSQAHFDFTIPESAWVDIFLYDVRGSLVRELVSQNYYPGGYQLAIDGKDLASGTYIVRLESQNFIKSRKILLLK